Proteins encoded within one genomic window of Nitrospina gracilis 3/211:
- a CDS encoding PfkB family carbohydrate kinase: MAVDPQEKILTFEDLAARVRELKAEGRKVVLSHGVFDLIHPGIVQHLNTARSMGDVMIVTVIKDKDVRRGPGRPVFPETLRLNNVASLAQVDYVCLVDDERPFECVRILNPDVFAKGQAHQERDQEVNRKIFEEERDLFWGEIQIRETDGFSMRSSHILRNFFDLYPEDTKLFLKNFFKRYTFKEIADYLHGMENLRVCLIGDGIIDEYHYCEPMGKAGKANLVVNRFLSHEVFAGGAFAIANHVAGLCKEVHLVTLLGLDNPRAEFIRDNLKPNVTTRFFYREDGPTITKTRFVHQYLNQKLFEVNYINDTKLSPSLDREVADYLKQQVQGYDLVLLSDFGHGFVSETIYKALVDNSKVLAVNTQTNAANSGYNLITKYARPHYVCLDEPEVRLAAQDKHGAIDEIALTIKEQIQANHLVVTLGKRGSLGVNGKQQVFRTPIFSTNVVDTIGAGDAYFAYTAPCVAQSMPMDMVTFVGNAVGALAVQIMGNKRSVEKNEVLELIHSLAK; encoded by the coding sequence ATGGCTGTCGATCCGCAGGAAAAAATCCTTACCTTTGAAGATCTCGCCGCCAGAGTGCGCGAACTCAAGGCCGAAGGCAGAAAAGTGGTGTTGTCGCACGGGGTGTTCGATCTCATTCACCCCGGTATCGTACAGCATCTCAACACGGCCCGCAGCATGGGCGACGTGATGATCGTGACGGTCATCAAGGACAAAGACGTGAGGCGCGGTCCCGGGCGGCCGGTGTTCCCGGAAACCCTGCGGCTGAACAATGTGGCGTCGCTCGCCCAGGTCGACTACGTCTGCCTGGTGGACGACGAGCGTCCGTTCGAATGCGTGCGCATCCTCAACCCCGACGTGTTCGCCAAGGGGCAGGCGCACCAGGAACGCGACCAGGAGGTGAACCGCAAGATCTTCGAGGAGGAGCGTGACCTGTTCTGGGGCGAAATCCAGATCCGCGAGACCGACGGGTTTTCCATGCGTTCCTCGCACATCCTGCGTAACTTCTTCGACCTCTACCCGGAAGACACCAAGCTCTTCCTGAAAAACTTTTTCAAGCGTTACACGTTCAAGGAAATCGCCGATTACCTGCACGGCATGGAGAACCTGCGCGTGTGCCTGATCGGCGACGGCATCATCGACGAATACCATTACTGCGAACCGATGGGCAAGGCGGGCAAGGCGAACCTGGTGGTCAACCGGTTCCTCAGCCACGAAGTGTTTGCGGGAGGCGCGTTCGCCATCGCCAACCATGTGGCAGGACTGTGCAAGGAGGTGCACCTGGTGACGCTTCTGGGGCTGGACAATCCGCGCGCCGAGTTCATCCGCGACAACCTGAAGCCGAACGTCACCACGCGGTTCTTTTACCGCGAAGACGGCCCGACCATCACCAAGACCCGTTTCGTGCACCAGTACCTGAACCAGAAGCTGTTCGAGGTGAATTACATCAACGACACCAAGCTGTCGCCCTCCCTCGACCGGGAAGTGGCGGATTACCTGAAACAGCAGGTGCAGGGGTACGACCTGGTTTTGCTCTCGGATTTCGGGCACGGGTTCGTGTCGGAGACCATCTATAAGGCGCTGGTGGACAATTCGAAGGTGCTGGCCGTCAACACACAGACCAATGCCGCGAATTCCGGTTACAATCTCATCACCAAATACGCCAGGCCGCATTATGTCTGCCTGGACGAGCCTGAAGTGCGGCTCGCGGCGCAGGACAAACACGGCGCCATCGACGAGATCGCGCTCACCATCAAGGAGCAGATCCAGGCCAACCACCTGGTGGTGACTCTGGGCAAACGCGGCTCGCTGGGAGTCAACGGCAAACAGCAGGTGTTCCGCACGCCCATTTTCTCGACCAACGTGGTCGACACCATCGGCGCGGGCGATGCCTACTTCGCCTACACCGCGCCGTGCGTGGCGCAGTCGATGCCGATGGACATGGTCACCTTCGTCGGCAATGCGGTCGGGGCGCTGGCGGTGCAGATCATGGGCAACAAGCGATCGGTTGAAAAAAATGAAGTTCTGGAACTGATTCATTCACTGGCCAAATAA
- a CDS encoding adenylyltransferase/cytidyltransferase family protein, which translates to MSDAKVFDLATLAEKLKEEKARGRKVVLCHGCFDLMHPGHIKYLQAAKKMGDVLVVTVSPDRFVDKGPGRPVFGERLRAESLAALECVDYAGINEWPTAEETLRLLRPDIYVKGQEFEKLEDKTGKIQKEFKVLEEIGAEMRFTHEIVFSSTELINKYIK; encoded by the coding sequence ATGTCCGACGCGAAGGTCTTCGATCTGGCTACGCTGGCGGAGAAACTGAAAGAGGAAAAAGCCCGTGGCCGCAAGGTGGTCCTGTGCCACGGCTGTTTCGACCTCATGCATCCCGGCCACATCAAGTACCTGCAGGCCGCGAAGAAGATGGGCGACGTGCTGGTGGTTACCGTCAGTCCCGACCGCTTTGTGGATAAAGGACCCGGCAGGCCGGTGTTCGGGGAGCGGCTGCGGGCCGAGTCGCTGGCCGCGCTCGAATGTGTCGATTACGCCGGCATCAACGAGTGGCCGACGGCGGAGGAAACCCTGCGCCTGCTTCGCCCGGACATCTACGTGAAGGGGCAGGAGTTCGAAAAGCTGGAAGACAAGACCGGCAAGATTCAGAAGGAGTTCAAGGTGCTGGAGGAGATCGGCGCGGAAATGCGCTTCACCCACGAGATCGTGTTCTCCTCCACGGAACTCATCAACAAATACATCAAATAA